Part of the Sphingobacterium sp. LZ7M1 genome, TAACCTCTGTGTCCAGAGACCCTCGGTAATCAATTACCGGAATGGCATGTAGCAACTCTTTCAACAACATATTAATTCAATTCTATTAGAACATGGGTGCCAGGTTTTAATTTCTGACCAGCAACCAATGATTGATTTATTACTCTTCCTTTTCCCCTTACAGTGGTCTTGAATCCCGCATTCTCCATCGCGTAGATTGCATCTACCAATCCCATTCCTTTCACGTTCGGCACTACACCTTCCTTAAACTCTGCCACTGTAAATGCGCCCGCCGAATGGTTCGCTGAATCCTTATCAGCAGCAACAATGGAATTCCAGTTCACGGCCTGCACGCCCAACATCTCATAGACCTTCGCCGTAGCATCCTTAGAACCTTTCAAAGTATATGGAACTTTATTTCCAGCTACATTTACTTTTCTATTGTTAAATGTCTTGTGCAATGACAGGTCATTTGCAAAAACCATATCAGCCAACTCTCTAAATACAGGACCTGCTACCGAACCACCATAGTATCCATTCCTAGGATTACGAATCACGACGATCATCGAATACTTTGGATTCTCCGCTGGGAAATAACCTGCAAATGATGATTGGTATCTTCTCGCTCCATATCCCCTTGCACCATCAGCCATCTGCGCTGTACCTGTTTTACCTGCAGATGAATAAAGTGGGCTCTTCAATTTCTTACCGGTCCCTTCAACCATCACCCCTTCCATCATCTTCTGCATCTTACCGATCGCCTCTTTGGAAGCAATCTGCTTATTGATCACCCTAGCTTCAAACTTCTTAACCGTTGAACCTAGGTGTTGAATTTCTTTTACGAACAATGGAGCCAACATCTTACCATCATTGGCAACTGCATTGTACAAGGTCAATGTCTGCAATGGCGTTAATTTCAACTCATATCCATAGGCCATCTGTACCAATGACAGCTTGCTCCAAGACCTGCTGTCCGGCATTTTCACCCAAGGATTTGCCTCACCTGGAATTTGCAAGCCTAATGGCTTGGCCATTCCCCACTCGTGCAATTTGCCAGTGAATTTCTCTGGATTCTTGCCATATGCATTCCCGATCGTCTTGGCAACCCCCACGTTGGAAGACTCTTCAAATGCCTCCTTGATGGTCACCTTTGATTTTTTCGGTGGGTGAGAATCTCTAATGGTATGGCCAGGAACTTTCCAGGTACCATTACCGATATCGATTACTGTATTGGTATCAACCTTATTATCATCCAATGCCAC contains:
- a CDS encoding penicillin-binding protein, encoding MNIRKSILIRVYLAFGLMVFGALMVFGKLLHLQYVDGDKWREIADSLTIRERVIEAARGNIYSNDGSLLATSVPEYEIRFDAMAIPSEHNNVFNARVDSLASKLAAYFKDKSARQYLTQLKEARAKKQRYVLIKRNVSHQQLKVLKTFPLLRNFKEEKERFSSSLIAVRENKRILPFTNLAARTIGYKNSKGDTVRVGLEGAYGDYIEGKSGVQLMQRIAGGVWIPVNREMEVAPTDGSDIIATIDVNMQDMAQRALEKQLIISNADNGCVILMEVETGEVRAIANFTRDGEGVYREKFNYAIAQGADPGSTFKVASYLVALDDNKVDTNTVIDIGNGTWKVPGHTIRDSHPPKKSKVTIKEAFEESSNVGVAKTIGNAYGKNPEKFTGKLHEWGMAKPLGLQIPGEANPWVKMPDSRSWSKLSLVQMAYGYELKLTPLQTLTLYNAVANDGKMLAPLFVKEIQHLGSTVKKFEARVINKQIASKEAIGKMQKMMEGVMVEGTGKKLKSPLYSSAGKTGTAQMADGARGYGARRYQSSFAGYFPAENPKYSMIVVIRNPRNGYYGGSVAGPVFRELADMVFANDLSLHKTFNNRKVNVAGNKVPYTLKGSKDATAKVYEMLGVQAVNWNSIVAADKDSANHSAGAFTVAEFKEGVVPNVKGMGLVDAIYAMENAGFKTTVRGKGRVINQSLVAGQKLKPGTHVLIELN